A window from Drosophila kikkawai strain 14028-0561.14 chromosome 2L, DkikHiC1v2, whole genome shotgun sequence encodes these proteins:
- the Mis12 gene encoding uncharacterized protein Mis12, producing the protein MDFLQRAQDQRLFNFTSEQMAAEHKYLAQFIITKALGKVIKQIETPATSVLLDDRKMAVVEQVQETCQQGLQALLDLDKKVFHVPPNVLLAQDLHFENTFTSEDEEQKTAQLEEMKIIFRENMAMLAQLKAEESKFAEMEDVLQKEIQMQEMAHEVCNSFNAGKISEFCNRIASDQPKATKI; encoded by the exons ATGGACTTCCTTCAGAGAGCTCAAGACCAAAGACTGTTCAACTTCACGTCGGAACAGATGGCAGCGGAAC ACAAATACCTGGCACAGTTCATCATAACAAAAGCCCTGGGAAAGGTCATAAAGCAAATCGAGACACCGGCCACATCGGTTTTGTTGGATGACCGGAAAATGGCTGTGGTGGAGCAGGTGCAGGAAACCTGCCAGCAGGGCCTGCAGGCTCTGCTGGATCTGGACAAGAAGGTGTTTCACGTTCCACCAAATGTGCTCTTGGCGCAGGATCTTCATTTTGAGAATACGTTCACCAGTGAAGACGAAGAGCAGAAGACGGCCCAGCTGGAGGAAATGAAGATAATATTTCGAGAG aacaTGGCCATGCTGGCTCAACTAAAGGCCGAGGAGTCAAAGTTTGCAGAAATGGAGGATGTCCTCCAGAAAGAGATTCAAATGCAGGAAATGGCCCACGAAGTGTGCAACTCCTTCAATGCGGGCAAGATTTCAGAGTTCTGCAACCGAATAGCCAGCGATCAACCAAAAGCCACTAAGATTTAA
- the Tspo gene encoding translocator protein: MADRPCAGNALRIAGAVILPNLGGIYNGRLTRKHLQNWYAHLKFPSFKPPNWVFAPMWTSLYAGMGYGSYLVWRDGGGFSGDAQLPLMAYGTQLALNWAWSPIFFGQQNIKGGLIDIVALTATAGACGVLFYRVNKVAGLLFVPYVAWLGFATALNYAIWKLNPEKKEPALLEEEKPSSSHAGKAN, translated from the exons ATGGCCGATCGTCCGTGTGCTGGCAACGCTCTCCGCATCGCCGGAGCCGTCATTCTGCCCAACCTGGGCGGCATCTACAATGGACGGCTGACCAGGAAGCACCTCCAGAACTGGTATGCCCACCTCAAGTTCCCCTCTTTCAAGCCACCCAATTGGGTGTTCGCACCCATGTGGACATCCCTGTACGCGGGCATGGGCTACGGCTCGTATCTGGTGTGGCGGGATGGAGGAGGATTCTCGGGCGATGCCCAACTTCCACTGATGGCCTATGGCACCCAGCTGGCTCTGAACTGGGCCTGGTCACCGATTTTCTTCGGGCAGCAAAATATTAAGGGC GGTCTCATTGACATAGTCGCCCTGACGGCCACCGCCGGAGCTTGCGGAGTTCTCTTCTATCGCGTGAACAAGGTCGCAGGTTTGCTCTTTGTCCCCTACGTTGCCTGGCTGGGATTTGCCACCGCTCTGAACTATGCCATCTGGAAACTGAACCCCGAAAAGAAGGAACCTGCGTtgctggaggaggagaagccCTCAAGCAGCCATGCAGGCAAGGCGAATTGA
- the Nle gene encoding protein Notchless, translating to MLAKKQKMQAETDSAGEAPQATPHTIQARLISDTGEEAGPPIDLPAGITTQQLGLICNALLKNEETTPYLFFVGDYEIKKSLEDTLDLATVDTENVIDIVYQPQAVFKVRPVTRCTSSMPGHAEAVVSLNFSPDGAHLASGSGDTTVRLWDLNTETPHFTCTGHKQWVLCVSWAPDGKRLASGCKAGSIIIWDPETGQQKGRPLSGHKKHINCLAWEPYHRDPECRRLASASGDGDCRIWDVKLGQCLMNIAGHTNAVTAVRWGGAGLIYTSSKDRTVKMWRAADGILCRTFSGHAHWVNNIALSTDYVLRTGPFHPVKDRSKSHLSQSTEELQESALKRYQAVCPDEVESLVSCSDDNTLYLWRNNQNKCVERMTGHQNVVNDVKYSPDVKLIASASFDKSVRLWRAHDGQYMATFRGHVQAVYTLAWSADSRLIVSGSKDSTLKVWSVQTKKLAQELPGHADEVFGVDWAPDGSRVASGGKDKVIKLWAY from the exons ATGCtggccaaaaaacaaaaaatgcagGCGGAAACGGACTCCGCCGGTGAGGCACCACAGGCCACGCCCCACACGATACAGGCGCGCCTTATATCAGACACGGGCGAGGAAGCTGGGCCGCCCATTGATCTGCCAGCGGGGATTACGACCCAGCAACTGGGCCTCATTTGCAACGCTCTGCTGAAGAATGAGGAGACCACGCCTTATCTGTTCTTCGTGGGCGACTACGAGATCAAGAAGAGCCTCGAGGACACCCTGGACCTGGCTACCGTGGACACAGAGAATGTCATCGACATTGTTTACCAGCCACAGGCGGTCTTCAAGGTTCGCCCTGTGACGAGATGCACGAGCTCCATGCCGGGCCATGCCGAGGCTGTGGTTTCCCTCAACTTTAGTCCCGATGGAGCGCATTTGGCCAGCGGGAGTGGCGATACGACTGTGCGCCTGTGGGATCTCAACACAGAGACTCCGCACTTCACCTGCACGGGTCACAAGCAGTGGGTTTTGTGCGTTTCCTGGGCTCCGGATGGCAAGCGCTTGGCCAGTGGCTGCAAGGCGGGCTCCATAATTATCTGGGATCCGGAAACGGGCCAGCAAAAGGGACGACCGCTCAGTGGACACAAGAAGCACATCAACTGCCTCGCCTGGGAGCCATATCACCGGGATCCCGAGTGTCGGAGGCTGGCGTCCGCCAGCGGTGACGGTGACTGCAGGATTTGGGATGTGAAACTGGGCCAGTGCCTGATGAACATTGCCGGTCACACGAATGCAGTGACAGCGGTGAGATGGGGCGGAGCTGGTCTCATTTACACTTCCTCCAAGGATCGCACGGTAAAGATGTGGCGTGCTGCCGATGGCATCCTGTGTCGCACCTTCTCTGGCCATGCCCACTGGGTGAATAACATTGCCTTGAGCACGGACTATGTGCTGCGTACAGGTCCCTTTCACCCGGTCAAGGATCGTTCCAAGAGTCACCTCAGCCAGAGCA CTGAAGAACTGCAGGAATCTGCCTTGAAGCGCTACCAGGCTGTCTGTCCCGATGAGGTGGAGTCTCTGGTCTCCTGCTCGGATGACAACACCCTCTATCTGTGGCGCAACAACCAAAACAAGTGCGTGGAGCGCATGACTGGCCACCAGAATGTGGTCAACGATGTGAAATATTCGCCGGATGTGAAGCTCATTGCCTCGGCATCCTTTGACAAGTCGGTGCGTCTGTGGCGTGCCCATGATGGCCAGTATATGGCCACCTTCCGGGGACATGTGCAGGCTGTTTACACGCTGGCCTGGTCAGCGGATTCACGCTTGATCGTTTCCGGCAGCAAAGATTCCACATTGAAGG TTTGGAGTGTTCAGACCAAGAAACTGGCCCAGGAGCTGCCTGGCCATGCGGATGAGGTGTTTGGCGTGGACTGGGCGCCCGACGGGTCTCGGGTGGCCTCTGGTGGCAAGGACAAAGTCATTAAGCT ATGGGCCTACTAG
- the LOC108074315 gene encoding uncharacterized protein, whose protein sequence is MLLRRNLLFPAVRLLHRSLRRHQHDHIVLHPEVRQALQLHKPVVALESTIITHGMPMPENVTTALAVEEQVRLHGAIPATIGILDGRIKVGLTREELTTLAEKPRDQVIKCSRRDLPFVVARKQSGGTTVAATMIIAHRVGIKVFATGGIGGVHRDGQESLDVSADLTELGRTPVAVVCSGVKSILDIPRTLEYLETQGVCVASYESSGGIFPDFYTRDSGCTVPYDLGSAQEAAKLLQSWQELQMQSGVLIGVPIPEEFAADKAKIEAAIQEATEQAKAQGVSGKEVTPFLLAAIAKITGGSSLKSNIALIKNNAKVAAQIAASLSEISSRNDSTAAASPSGISRKPLVVGASILDLSFTVDDQKRDVRLDGATYSAVAKQAAGGVGRNIAEGIYKLYGDVNLISAVGNDQMGHTLLQMMPKALKRGIILESNQNTSLCSLIFDKYGDCRLILGNMEIHQSITPETLQAHHQFFADAPIIVMDSNISEHAMASILHQAQKNKIPVFFEPTDMFIAGKPFKLLPELTKNIRLIKPNLQELKTITEAITGQPVVLELGTKVPQEKLLQQAKFMIKQIGSHFNCIIATLGDHGVLLSYRGDAEQDASLLLDVSKSAVAHRLRFYAAPLVHNIVNVSGAGDSFCAGFITALLQQGRILDECVAAGFVAAEKALQSESAVPQSYFSHSETFEGRYKQKAKSLQQQSI, encoded by the coding sequence ATGCTGCTACGGCGAAATCTCCTATTTCCCGCCGTGCGGTTGCTGCACAGGAGTCTCCGTCGACACCAGCATGACCACATAGTGCTCCATCCGGAAGTGCGGCAAGCCCTGCAACTCCATAAGCCGGTGGTGGCTCTGGAGTCCACGATAATTACGCACGGAATGCCGATGCCGGAGAACGTGACAACGGCCCTGGCGGTGGAGGAGCAGGTGCGCCTCCATGGAGCTATTCCCGCCACCATTGGTATACTGGACGGAAGGATCAAGGTGGGCCTAACCCGCGAAGAACTCACCACGCTGGCCGAGAAGCCCCGGGATCAGGTCATCAAGTGCTCGCGTAGGGATCTCCCATTCGTGGTGGCCAGGAAACAGAGTGGCGGTACCACTGTGGCAGCCACCATGATCATTGCCCATCGGGTGGGCATCAAAGTGTTCGCCACGGGAGGAATCGGTGGCGTTCATCGCGATGGTCAGGAGTCTTTAGATGTTTCCGCCGACCTCACCGAGCTGGGACGCACTCCAGTGGCTGTGGTTTGCAGCGGTGTCAAGTCGATCTTGGACATACCGCGCACACTGGAGTATCTGGAGACACAGGGCGTGTGTGTGGCCAGCTACGAGAGTTCCGGTGGCATCTTTCCGGATTTCTATACCCGCGACAGTGGCTGCACGGTGCCCTATGACCTTGGCAGTGCCCAGGAGGCGGCGAAGCTCCTTCAATCCTGGCAGGAGCTGCAAATGCAGTCGGGTGTGCTCATCGGAGTACCCATTCCCGAGGAATTTGCGGCGGATAAGGCCAAAATAGAGGCCGCCATCCAAGAGGCAACGGAGCAGGCCAAGGCCCAGGGTGTGTCCGGGAAGGAGGTGACTCCCTTCCTGCTCGCCGCCATAGCCAAGATCACAGGGGGAAGCAGCCTCAAGTCCAACATTGCCCTCATCAAGAACAATGCCAAGGTGGCAGCGCAAATAGCTGCTTCGCTCAGCGAAATATCCTCGAGAAACGactccaccgccgccgcctccccTTCTGGGATATCAAGGAAACCCCTGGTTGTTGGGGCCTCCATTCTGGATCTCTCCTTTACCGTGGATGACCAGAAGCGGGATGTAAGGCTGGACGGAGCCACCTACTCTGCGGTGGCTAAGCAGGCAGCCGGCGGCGTGGGCCGCAACATTGCGGAAGGAATTTACAAGTTGTACGGCGATGTGAATCTCATATCGGCCGTGGGCAACGACCAGATGGGCCACACCCTGCTCCAGATGATGCCCAAGGCCCTGAAACGTGGCATAATCCTCGAGAGTAACCAAAATACCTCGCTCTGCTCGCTGATATTTGACAAGTACGGTGACTGCAGGCTTATACTCGGAAACATGGAGATCCATCAGAGCATTACGCCCGAGACACTGCAGGCTCACCATCAATTCTTCGCCGATGCGCCCATCATCGTCATGGACAGCAACATTTCAGAGCACGCGATGGCCAGCATCCTGCATCAGGCGCAAAAGAACAAGATACCCGTCTTCTTCGAGCCCACGGACATGTTTATAGCGGGGAAGCCCTTCAAGCTGCTCCCGGAGCTGACCAAGAACATACGTCTGATCAAACCCAATCTCCAGGAGCTCAAGACCATCACGGAGGCTATCACAGGTCAACCAGTGGTCTTGGAACTTGGCACCAAAGTGCCGCAGGAGAAACTCCTCCAGCAGGCCAAATTCATGATCAAGCAGATCGGTTCTCATTTCAACTGCATCATAGCCACCCTCGGCGACCATGGCGTGCTCCTTAGCTATCGCGGCGATGCCGAGCAGGATGCCAGCCTGCTCTTGGACGTCAGTAAATCCGCTGTGGCTCACCGTCTACGCTTCTACGCCGCCCCTCTGGTCCATAATATAGTCAATGTCTCCGGTGCGGGCGACAGTTTCTGTGCCGGATTCATCACGGCACTGCTGCAGCAGGGACGCATCCTGGACGAGTGCGTGGCAGCCGGCTTCGTGGCCGCCGAGAAAGCCCTGCAATCGGAGTCGGCAGTGCCGCAGTCCTACTTCTCCCACTCCGAGACCTTTGAGGGTCGCTACAAGCAGAAGGCAAAAAGcctccagcagcagagcaTTTAG
- the uncNacbeta gene encoding proteoglycan 4 has translation MNVEKLKRLQAQVRIGGKGTPRRKKKVMHQTAATDDKKLQSSLKKLSVSTIPGIEEVNIIKDDLTVIHFNNPKAQASLSANTFAVTGHGETRKVVEMLPDILPQLGQETVVQLRMYANSMNQQKGTAGGEGAALPTSAEEEDEVPLLVGDFDEVAKVEASAKQEQPPKKEERKKQESKPQQPKPQEAAKPKDKQDNKKAQGQEGKKKEQQQGNKDKQNKNKDQGKDQAKDQAKDQVKDQSKDQAKAQPQAPPADKEKPVQAAAAPPAQDLQKPQANQEQKKESPKPTEQKLEKPKPTDQKSPQPKTSEAKKAEPQPKPAAPKAEQNAQNVAPEAKNQAEKPKVEVKAVAAEPKPEPPKAWGAPGVQTLAQIVASEPPKPAEKPTSEATPASKIEEPKKVSPPVTPPAKVEPTIASTAAPTTAAEPPKSVASQEVSPKSAPKQESPTKSAPPAEVPPKGAQEKPKQGSPPKNAAEKPKQGTPPQNTAAKPKQMTPPPAKQSTTPPVEAAKPPATEAAKAPTPEAAKAPAPEAAKAPAPEAAKAAAPQAAKAPATEAVKVPAPEAISAQPTKAQEPAPAAPEKPAETPKPVAEAAPAPAPTAKETQPPSKPVTPPSLTPATAATPTAEAPSPVAPLTPPSTPTSAPPSAAAGTPPSPAAAVTPPSPTAAVNPQPQKQAPQKKPEPAGGQKPKQQQQQQKPQQAQKQPPGGGGGGNKPQQQQPQQQKQANPNANAKPAVAPKPAQATGKPSPPKTANPANPQQQQQQQQAKQQANNKASPPKQTGGPQQKPATNSPKGTPSPKAAASPKANSPKTGTPPNPNPNPSPAAASPPAPSSGTN, from the coding sequence ATGAACGTGGAGAAGCTGAAGCGCCTGCAGGCGCAGGTTCGCATCGGCGGCAAGGGCACGCCCCGCCGCAAGAAGAAGGTCATGCACCAGACCGCCGCCACCGACGACAAGAAGCTTCAAAGTTCGCTCAAGAAGCTATCGGTTAGCACAATACCCGGCATCGAGGAGGTCAACATTATCAaggatgacctgaccgtgatTCACTTCAACAACCCGAAGGCCCAGGCCTCTCTCTCGGCCAATACGTTCGCCGTCACCGGGCACGGTGAGACGAGGAAGGTGGTGGAGATGCTGCCGGATATATTGCCGCAATTGGGTCAAGAAACCGTGGTCCAACTCCGGATGTACGCCAATTCCATGAACCAGCAAAAGGGAACGGCAGgcggagaaggagcagccttGCCCACTAGTGCGGAGGAGGAAGATGAAGTTCCATTGCTAGTGGGGGATTTCGATGAGGTGGCCAAGGTGGAGGCTTCTGCTAAGCAGGAGCAGCCGCCGAAGAAGGAGGAGCGCAAGAAGCAGGAGTCAAAGCCACAGCAACCGAAGCCCCAGGAGGCAGCAAAGCCCAAGGACAAGCAGGACAACAAGAAGGCTCAGGGCCAGGAAGGCAAGaaaaaggagcagcagcagggaaaCAAGGATAAACAGAATAAGAACAAAGACCAGGGCAAGGATCAAGCCAAAGATCAAGCTAAGGATCAAGTCAAGGATCAATCAAAGGATCAAGCAAAGGCCCAGCCACAGGCTCCACCAGCTGACAAAGAGAAGCCTGTCcaagctgcagcagctcctccagcaCAGGATCTTCAGAAACCACAAGCTAACCAGGAGCAGAAGAAGGAATCTCCAAAACCCACTGAACAAAAGCTGGAGAAACCTAAGCCGACCGACCAAAAGTCACCTCAACCAAAGACCAGCGAAGCCAAGAAAGCGGAGCCCCAACCCAAACCAGCTGCTCCCAAAGCCGAACAGAACGCTCAAAATGTAGCCCCTGAAGCCAAGAACCAAGCAGAAAAACCAAAGGTTGAGGTCAAAGCAGTAGCAGCGGAGCCAAAACCTGAGCCACCCAAGGCCTGGGGAGCTCCCGGTGTCCAGACCCTGGCCCAGATTGTGGCTTCGGAGCCACCCAAACCGGCGGAGAAACCAACTTCAGAAGCAACTCCGGCTTCAAAAATTGAAGAACCAAAAAAGGTGTCACCTCCTGTCACTCCGCCAGCTAAAGTGGAGCCCACAATTGCTTCTACGGCAGCCCCAACCACTGCGGCAGAGCCTCCTAAGAGTGTGGCTTCTCAGGAAGTTTCGCCGAAGAGTGCTCCCAAGCAAGAATCACCTACCAAGAGTGCTCCCCCAGCAGAGGTGCCTCCGAAGGGAGCTCAGGAAAAGCCAAAGCAAGGGTCTCCTCCCAAGAATGCTGCGGAGAAGCCAAAGCAGGGAACTCCTCCCCAGAATACTGCGGCGAAACCAAAGCAAATGACTCCGCCACCGGCCAAGCAATCGACGACACCACCCGTAGAGGCCGCCAAGCCACCAGCCACCGAAGCTGCCAAGGCTCCGACTCCTGAAGCTGCCAAGGCTCCGGCTCCTGAAGCTGCAAAGGCTCCGGCTCCTGAAGCTGCAAAGGCTGCCGCTCCCCAAGCTGCCAAGGCTCCAGCCACCGAAGCTGTCAAAGTTCCAGCTCCTGAAGCAATCAGCGCTCAGCCAACCAAAGCTCAAGAGCCAGCTCCAGCTGCTCCTGAAAAGCCAGCAGAGACTCCAAAGCCAGTGGCAGAAGCTgcacctgctcctgctcccacTGCCAAGGAGACGCAGCCACCCAGCAAGCCAGTGACGCCACCATCTTTGACTCCAGCGACAGCTGCAACTCCCACAGCAGAGGCTCCTTCACCAGTGGCCCCCTTAACGCCACCATCGACTCCTACCTCGGCTCCACCTTCTGCGGCGGCTGGGACACCGCCGTCGCCAGCTGCTGCCGTGACTCCACCATCGCCAACGGCTGCAGTAAATCCCCAGCCACAGAAGCAGGCGCCTCAGAAGAAGCCAGAGCCAGCTGGAGGACAGAAgcccaagcagcagcagcagcagcagaagccacAGCAGGCACAGAAGCAGccaccaggaggaggaggagggggaaACAagcctcagcagcagcagccacagcagcagaagcaggcAAATcccaatgccaatgccaagcCAGCAGTGGCACCAAAGCCAGCTCAGGCCACTGGAAAGCCTTCGCCTCCAAAGACAGCCAATCCGGCAaatccccagcagcagcagcagcagcagcaggccaagCAACAGGCCAACAACAAGGCATCGCCGCCCAAGCAGACAGGAGGACCACAGCAGAAGCCGGCGACAAACTCACCCAAGGGCACGCCCTCGCCCAAGGCGGCCGCCTCGCCGAAAGCCAACTCCCCCAAGACCGGAACACCGCCCAATCCTAATCCGAATCCCTCGCCCGCTGCAGCCTCTCCTCCGGCTCCTTCTAGCGGCACCAATTAA